A DNA window from Vigna angularis cultivar LongXiaoDou No.4 chromosome 1, ASM1680809v1, whole genome shotgun sequence contains the following coding sequences:
- the LOC108319153 gene encoding GTP-binding protein At2g22870 has translation MITVVRSGMLRFFSPSLSHTLSFSSSSLSIRNPPKPSIRNPLSRSISTHASFETQLFIPPGIQPDEVDDSAVLPGSNIAVGPYAGDSRIKDVEFVKSSSRAKDCPRDDRPEFAVLGRSNVGKSSLINSLVRKREIALTSKKPGKTQLINHFLVNKSWYLVDLPGYGFAKASETAKTDWSSFTKGYFLNRNTLVAVLLLIDASVPPQKIDLDCANWLGRNNIPITFVFTKCDKMKVAKGKRPDENIRDFQELIKQNYKQHPPWIMTSSVTGLGRDELLLHMSQLRNYWDQE, from the exons ATGATAACGGTGGTGAGAAGTGGAATGTTGAGGTTCTTCTCACCTTCTCTCTCTCatactctctctttctcttcttcttccctctcCATTCGCAATCCTCCAAAACCCTCTATTCGAAACCCTCTTTCTCGTTCAATTTCAACCCACGCTTCCTTCGAAACGCAGCTATTCATTCCTCCTGGCATTCAACCCGATGAGGTTGACGACTCCGCCGTCCTACCGGGCTCCAACATCGCCGTCGGACCCTACGCCGGCGACTCTCGGATCAAGGACGTGGAGTTCGTCAAGAGCAGCAGTCGCGCCAAGGATTGCCCCAGAGATGACCGACCCGAATTCGCCGTTCTCGGTCGATCCAACGTCGGCAAGTCCTCTCTCATCAATTCCCTCGTTCGCAAGAGAGAAATTGCACTCACTTCTAAGAAACCAG GGAAGACGCAGCTCATTAATCACTTCTTGGTGAACAAAAGCTGGTACCTTGTCGACTTGCCTGGTTATGG CTTTGCTAAAGCATCTGAAACTGCTAAAACGGATTGGTCCTCATTCACTAAAGGGTACTTTTTGAACAGAAATACTCTGGTGGCTGTTTTGCTTCTTATTGATGCCAGTGTTCCGCCTCAAAAGATTGATTTGGACTGTGCAAATTGGCTTGGACGCAATAAT ATACCAATCACTTTTGTGTTCACGAAATGTGACAAAATGAAAGTGGCAAAAGGGAAACGGCCTGATGAGAACATAAGGGATTTTCAAGAGTTaatcaaacaaaactataaGCAGCATCCCCCATGGATTATGACCAGCAGTGTCACTGGACTGGGTAGAGATGAGCTCCTCTTGCATATGTCTCAGCTGAGAAACTACTGGGATCAGGAGTAG
- the LOC108319534 gene encoding probable hexosyltransferase MUCI70: MSAPLGIGIRSGSYGSLDKQVQNGSARKATKMLKEKEKERLFLWICKFAGRKKVGMLFLCLISAAVFIWVLYVGKGEDSQEGNTVPSISDNESMSASDSKSEISRKNAMDLTTKLSSPPLGYFLGYNLPPGHPCNSFTLPPPPADKKRTGPRPCPVCYLPVEEAIGLVPKWPSPSPVLRNLTYVYEENLSRDREFGGSEFGGYPTLKQRNDSFDIRESMSVHCGFLRGIKPGRKTGFDIDEADLFEMEQCNGVVVASAIFGNFDEINEPKNISDYSRKTVCFLMFVDEETEKYLSSSGKLGSSKKIGLWRIIVARNLPYADARRTGKIPKLLLHRMVPNARYSIWLDGKLELVVDPYQILERFLWRNNATFAISKHYRRFDVFVEAEANKAAGKYENASIDFQIEFYKREGLTPYTEAKLPLISDVPEGCVIVREHVPISNLFTCLWFNEVDRFTSRDQLSFSTVRDKILSRVDFHFHMFLDCERRNFVVQKYHRDLLLRLAPPDTFGHSSPPPPSPPPLHVLETSPEKGANSSIKRGPGRRGKDRKAGQRRHRKVAAGSREMEPS, translated from the exons ATGTCTGCTCCATTGGGTATTGGAATTCGTTCTGGAAGTTATGGGTCTTTGGATAAACAGGTACAGAACGGCTCTGCACGAAAGGCAACAAAGATGCtcaaggagaaggagaaggagaggtTGTTCCTTTGGATCTGCAAGTTCGCTGGTCGCAAGAAAGTCGGAATGCTCTTCCTCTGTCTCATCTCTGCTGCAGTTTTCATCTGGGTTTTGTATGTTGGAAAAG GTGAAGATTCTCAGGAAGGAAACACAGTGCCAAGCATTAGTGATAACGAAAGCATGTCTGCAAGTGATTCTAAATCTGAGATCTCTAGGAAAAATGCAATGGACTTAACTACAAAATTGAGCTCTCCACCCCTTGGCTATTTTTTGGGCTACAATCTTCCTCCAGGGCATCCTTGTAATAGCTTTACACTTCCTCCCCCGCCTGCTGATAAAAAGCGTACTGGGCCACGTC CGTGCCCGGTGTGTTACCTTCCTGTGGAAGAAGCCATTGGACTGGTGCCAAAATGGCCCTCACCTTCACCGGTCCTTAGGAATTTAACATATGTCTATGAGGAAAATTTAAGTAGAGATCGAGAGTTTGGTGGTTCAGAATTTGGTGGATATCCTACTTTGAAGCAGAGAAATGATTCTTTTGATATACGAGAGTCGATGAGTGTGCACTGTGG ATTTTTAAGAGGAATAAAACCTGGCCGCAAAACAGGATTTGACATTGATGAAGCTGACCTTTTTGAAATGGAGCAGTGTAATGGAGTGGTTGTTGCGTCCGCCATATTTG GAAACTTTGACGAGATAAACGAGCCAAAAAACATAAGTGACTATTCAAGGAAGACTGTGTGCTTCCTTATGTTCGTAGATgaagaaacagaaaaatatcTGAGCAGTTCTGGCAAGCTGGGAAGCAGTAAGAAGATTGGTTTATGGAGAATTATTGTTGCTCGGAATCTTCCTTATGCAGATGCAAGACGGACAGGAAAG ATTCCAAAGCTTCTGTTGCATAGAATGGTTCCAAATGCTCGCTACTCTATATGGCTTGATGGGAAGCTTGAGCTTGTTGTGGATCCATATCAAATTCTTGAAAG GTTTTTGTGGAGAAATAATGCTACTTTTGCGATATCAAAGCATTATAGACGTTTTGATGTATTCGTTGAGGCTGAGGCAAATAAAGCTGCtggaaaatatgaaaatgcCTCCATTGACTTTCAAATAGAGTTTTACAAGAGAGAGGGATTGACCCCGTATACAGAGGCCAAGCTTCCTCTTATAAGTG ATGTTCCCGAAGGATGTGTGATAGTACGAGAACATGTTCCTATAAGCAACCTCTTTACTTGTCTTTGGTTCAATGAAGTTGACCGATTTACTTCAAGAGACCAGCTTAGTTTCTCAACAGTAAGGGACAAAATTTTGTCGAGGGTAGATTTTCATTttcacatgtttttggattgtGAACGACGCAACTTTGTAGTTCAG AAATACCACAGAGATCTATTGCTGCGCCTGGCTCCACCAGATACCTTTGGTCACAGTTCACCTCCTCCACCATCTCCTCCTCCATTGCATGTGCTTGAAACATCACCTGAGAAGGGTGCAAACTCATCCATTAAAAGAGGCCCTGGAAGGCGTGGAAAAGATCGAAAAGCTGGTCAGCGGCGCCACCGCAAAGTTGCAGCCGGAAGTAGAGAGATGGAACCGAGTTAA